A region from the Aegilops tauschii subsp. strangulata cultivar AL8/78 chromosome 5, Aet v6.0, whole genome shotgun sequence genome encodes:
- the LOC109769311 gene encoding probable ethanolamine kinase, protein MGSDGRSWNGVAGGARGDGEEKTRTVAAPAPALAEVPTSTASVDISLPLPEMTPRIIDLCKELVKEWSSLDSSCFSISTVSGGITNMLLKVSVKEGSDSESSVTVRLYGPNTDLVIDRERELQAIPYLSAAGFGARLLGVFENGVVSSFIHARTLSPSDMKEPRIAAEIAKQLQKFHQVDIPGSKEPQLWNDVFKFLKKASVLKFEDNEKQKRYEMISFREIQDEVKELKDLSDLLHAPVVFAHNDLLSGNLMLNDLEEKLYFIDFEYGSYSYRGFDIANHFNEYAGFECDYNLYPDKDVQYHFFRNYLSDRPSEVQEQDLDALYTETNTFRLASHLYWALWALIQARVSPIDFDYLGYFFLRYGEYKKQREFCFSLAQGFLSSLRSG, encoded by the exons ATGGGATCGGATGGCCGGAGCTGGAACGGGGTCGCCGGCGGGGCCAGAGGTGACGGTGAGGAGAAGACGAGGACGGTGGCGGCTccggcgccggcgctggcggaggtGCCCACGTCGACCGCCTCGGTAGACATCTCGCTGCCGCTTCCCGAGATGACTCCCCGCATCAT AGATCTCTGCAAGGAGTTGGTGAAGGAGTGGTCGTCCTTGGACAGCTCGTGCTTCTCAATCTCGACGGTGTCCGGCGGCATCACCAACATGT TGCTGAAGGTATCTGTCAAGGAAGGCTCTGATAGTGAGTCATCTGTAACTGTTCGGCTGTATGGCCCAAATACAGACTTGGTGATCGATCGGGAGAGGGAATTGCAG GCCATACCATATCTCTCAGCTGCAGGGTTCGGGGCTCGGTTACTTGGAGTATTTGAGAATGGAGTGGTTTCGTCATTCATCCATGCTAGGACACTATCACCTTCAG ACATGAAGGAGCCTAGAATTGCCGCTGAAATTGCCAAGCAGCTACAGAaatttcatcaagtagatataccggGATCAAAAGAACCACAGTTGTGGAATGACGTATtcaagtttttgaaaaaag CTTCTGTATTGAAGTTTGAAGATAATGAGAAGCAGAAGAGGTATGAGATGATCTCTTTTAGAGAAATACAAGATGAAGTTAAAGAACTTAAG GATCTCTCCGATCTTTTGCATGCTCCTGTTGTGTTTGCACACAATGACTTGCTATCGGGTAATCTGATGCTGAATGATTTGGAAG AGAAGCTATATTTCATTGATTTTGAGTATGGGTCATATAGCTACCGTGGCTTTGACATCGCGAATCATTTCAATGAGTACGCAGGCTTTGAGTGTGACTACAACTT GTACCCAGATAAAGATGTACAATACCATTTCTTCAGGAATTATCTATCTGATAGACCAAGTGAG GTCCAAGAGCAGGATCTGGATGCCCTTTATACTGAAACGAACACTTTCAGGTTAGCATCACACCTCTACTGGGCATTGTGGGCACTCATTCAG GCAAGGGTATCCCCAATTGATTTCGATTACCTTGGATACTTCTTCCTACGGTACGGCGAATACAAGAAACAGCGAGAGTTCTGTTTCTCCTTGGCGCAAGGCTTCCTTTCTTCACTGAGGAGTGGCTAG